The window aatcacataattatccatatttgatttatttaatgatttcttgcaaaacaatttaccaatttaatcaaaataattaatcaattatcatataaggaaacaaatattttattaattgataaatatctttaattagatcaagaatatagtcatatatatcaaaaaaaatcggatttatattgatctaatatgataaggcaagtatcctcaagcaaaaacaacaagaaatcccggttttccctcactctgaccagccgactcgtcgagtcaggcatggactcgtcgagttcatcatgaactcggcaagttcatctaaaaactcgacgagttctgacCCCAGaagcacaaaaatcgaattttttcaacatacaaagcatcagtacaatagaaaccaatctaggctctgatatcactgatgggttttagtcaaaagaacatcctatgtgctcatacaaaccctaatgcttggatctaggtttctctattgtacatgcaatttatccaagactataaaccctagatctagcatatgataatcaatataacatataattaaggtttagatcataccttgattgttatgtagcaataccaatctcaaatccttcttgtattgactttagaaagcttagagtcacaaatgtcactcctctaatggttcacaaataccaagagcaagaggatgaagaggagagaggatggaggctgcccaaaatgtgtactaaccctagaagagaagttccccacgtttttgagccttaagggttctatatatagtgaggctattagggttatctaacaaggaaaccctaatttggatgcttaagccctaagcaacccatggactcatttaattaaggccttggacgatttccttatgggcttccccatagaattcgtccactccttattataaggcaatccatggcccaaattgcaattatcttataattacaattccagtcccttaagtttaattaatctcttttagtcacaaaactaattaccaattaattattgactaatattaattaaacaatatgatttctcctttaatatattattctcataatatattaataaatcatatttaatcctttctctccataattcatcctatcaagttgctttggtgaaggcaacccaaaaggaacatgcaccatcgagtcaagtatataccaaaatagttatggacttagacactaatccaacagtacttACAAAGAACTAGAGACATTTTCCTAGTTTGTATAGGTTTGGAAGCTGAGCTTAGTGTAAAATGCTACATCGATGCTAGTGTCCATACTAAAAATGATTATTGTTCCTAATATGGCTATATTTTCATTATGAATGGATGTGCGGTCAATTGGTGTAGTTCCAAGTAAATGATGTTTTTGCAATCTACTATAGAGTCACAATATATCATGAAGACAGCTGAAGAAACTTCATGGATAACAAAGTTCATTGCCATCTAGGAGTATTGCCAAGAATTAGATTTTGGGAATATATTAAGACAACGTTGATAAGATAATTATAGCAAATGAGCAAACTGTGACCAGGAATCTTGAAACATCCATCAAAAGAATAACTATATTCATGCTAAACGATGTGGTGTTCATGACACCACACTCCACATAAGTCGATAGTtacatttttgttatttttaaaagATGTTAGGGTGTGATGTTGAAGATTGATGCCGacaaaaaataaaaggaaaaagtgTGAATTTCAATCACAAATGAAGAGAGAGAAATCGATAGAAGTTCAATGTTAACTTTTACCACCGACAAAAAAATAAGTTGAGGGGCGGTGTTTCCTACATACAATAGATGTCTTATAGAAATGCTAACCCTAAAAACACTACCACACCCATTAGTTACCGGGCCATATATGTAGGGTTAACCTGACCCTATATATGTTTTCAACTTGACCCAGTTAAATCCGACTTTACCTATCTTAGTTGGATTTGAGACCAAACCAAGTTAACTGAGTACCGCTTTTTGACGCCCTAGTTTGGGAAGGACACAAGGAAAAAAAAAAGTCGTTAACTAATGTTATAAAACGTTAACATCATTTATTGAGTTAAACATTtacattagtatatatatatttttataaacaagTATTCATGTAACAACAAAATTTATTGTATGAATAATATCTAAATTTATCAGACTCCAAAAagtccaaaccctaaatctttctCTTTGAAACTCTGTCAATGCGAACTGCTGCTGCAATGAGGGTATACGACGGAGCTATTCGTCGGCAACCACATATGGCAATTGATATGCAACCAGAACTTCACCGATCCCAATGACCCAATCCTCCATCTCGTTCTCGAATTCCCTTTCAAGAAGAACGGAAACAATCCTTTCTGCAACGCTTGTTGCGTCAGCAACTGTTCTTGTTTCCCCAACGGAATCGGCGAAGATTCCACCACGTAATAAAACTCCTCCGACGCATTCTTCTTCACCTCAAACGGATCCGCCACCAGCATCGCGATGCTCAGCCCATGGTACTCTAGCGTAAGCCTCGTGTTGTAGAAGCTCACGTGTGCTTTCTGGTTATGGTTCTCGGCTTTTATGTCGACTGTTAATCGGACGGCAAGAACGCTGGCCTGGTTGTAAATGACGTCGTCGAGGCGAGCGGCGTTGACGTAGAGGAGAGGGACTTTGGGGCGGATTGCGAGGTATCCGATGAAGACGATGATTCCggcgatgatgacgatgatggcGAGGATGGCGCAGA of the Lactuca sativa cultivar Salinas chromosome 6, Lsat_Salinas_v11, whole genome shotgun sequence genome contains:
- the LOC111919211 gene encoding NDR1/HIN1-like protein 12, yielding MHKLPVLGRKRRTNLLVWCFAFICAILAIIVIIAGIIVFIGYLAIRPKVPLLYVNAARLDDVIYNQASVLAVRLTVDIKAENHNQKAHVSFYNTRLTLEYHGLSIAMLVADPFEVKKNASEEFYYVVESSPIPLGKQEQLLTQQALQKGLFPFFLKGNSRTRWRIGSLGSVKFWLHINCHMWLPTNSSVVYPHCSSSSH